In Burkholderia contaminans, the following proteins share a genomic window:
- a CDS encoding GNAT family acetyltransferase produces the protein MDAAADAVAIRPFERTDTDAVLAVWRDAFPQYEDADAPPHRNPLRSIELKLATQPELFFVATSGARVVGTLMAGFDGHRGWLYSFGVLNDARRLGIGRALIAHAERALAARGCLKINLQVLPGNDDACRFYAALGYRVEERISFGKTLPAA, from the coding sequence ATGGATGCCGCCGCCGATGCTGTCGCAATCCGCCCGTTCGAACGCACCGACACCGATGCCGTGCTCGCGGTATGGCGCGACGCGTTCCCTCAGTACGAAGACGCGGATGCGCCGCCGCACCGCAATCCGCTGCGATCGATCGAGCTGAAGCTCGCGACGCAGCCGGAACTGTTCTTCGTCGCAACTAGCGGCGCCCGCGTGGTCGGCACGCTGATGGCGGGTTTCGACGGACATCGCGGCTGGCTCTACTCGTTCGGCGTATTGAACGACGCACGCCGGCTCGGCATCGGCCGCGCGCTGATCGCGCATGCGGAACGCGCGCTCGCCGCACGCGGCTGCCTGAAGATCAACCTGCAGGTACTGCCCGGCAACGACGATGCGTGCCGCTTCTACGCGGCGCTCGGCTATCGCGTCGAGGAACGCATCTCGTTCGGCAAGACGCTGCCGGCCGCGTGA
- a CDS encoding ABC transporter ATP-binding protein: MAAAMLKIKGLQVNYGGIQAVKGVDMEVRQGELVTLIGANGAGKTTTMKAITGLKAYSAGDIEYEGKSIKGIPTHELLKRGLAMVPEGRGIFARMSIVENMQMGAYLRNDSEQIKKDVDRMFGFFPRLKERATQLAGTLSGGEQQMLAMSRAILSKPKLLLLDEPSMGLSPIMVEKIFEVVREISKEGITVLLVEQNARLALQAADRGYVMDSGTVTMEGDAKQMLDDPKVRAAYLGE; the protein is encoded by the coding sequence ATGGCAGCGGCAATGTTGAAAATCAAGGGCTTGCAGGTCAACTACGGCGGCATCCAGGCCGTCAAGGGCGTTGACATGGAAGTCCGTCAGGGCGAGCTCGTGACGCTGATCGGCGCGAACGGCGCAGGCAAGACCACGACGATGAAGGCGATCACGGGTCTGAAGGCGTATTCGGCCGGCGACATCGAGTACGAGGGTAAGTCGATCAAGGGCATTCCGACGCACGAGCTGCTCAAGCGCGGCCTCGCGATGGTGCCGGAAGGCCGCGGGATCTTCGCGCGGATGTCGATCGTCGAGAACATGCAGATGGGTGCATATCTGCGCAACGACAGCGAGCAGATCAAGAAGGACGTCGACCGCATGTTCGGCTTCTTCCCGCGCCTGAAGGAGCGGGCGACGCAGCTCGCGGGCACGCTGTCGGGCGGCGAGCAGCAGATGCTGGCGATGTCGCGCGCGATCCTCTCTAAGCCGAAGCTGCTGCTGCTCGACGAACCGTCGATGGGCCTGTCGCCGATCATGGTCGAGAAGATCTTCGAAGTGGTGCGTGAAATCTCGAAGGAGGGCATCACGGTGCTGCTCGTCGAGCAGAATGCACGCCTCGCGCTGCAAGCGGCCGACCGTGGCTACGTGATGGATTCGGGCACGGTCACGATGGAAGGCGATGCGAAGCAGATGCTCGACGATCCGAAGGTGCGTGCCGCTTACCTGGGTGAATGA
- a CDS encoding CDP-6-deoxy-delta-3,4-glucoseen reductase, with amino-acid sequence MAFNVTLKQSGRQFQVESDETVLAAALRQNVHLPYGCKNGACGSCKGQIVSGQIEQGPHAASALSNDERTRGLALLCCSKAQCDLEIDVREIAGVDGVQVKKLPCRIAALERKADDVMVVKLQLPANERLQYLAGQYVEFILKDGSRRSYSMANAPHEEGPIELHIRHMPGGKFTDHVFGAMKERDILRFEGPLGTFFLREDSDKPIVLLASGTGFAPIKAIIEHVKHTGITRPMTLYWGARRKKDIYLGELAEQWAREIPNFKYVPVLSEPDAGDQWTGRTGFVHRAVIEDLPDLSGHQVYACGAPVMVESAQRDFTQHHALPADEFYADSFTSAADLAHPV; translated from the coding sequence ATGGCATTCAACGTCACTCTCAAGCAAAGCGGCCGGCAATTCCAGGTCGAGTCGGATGAAACCGTGCTGGCGGCTGCGCTGCGCCAGAACGTCCATCTGCCGTACGGCTGCAAGAACGGCGCGTGCGGCTCCTGCAAGGGCCAGATCGTGTCGGGCCAGATCGAACAGGGCCCGCACGCCGCGTCGGCGCTGTCCAACGACGAACGCACGCGCGGCCTCGCGCTGCTGTGCTGCTCGAAGGCGCAGTGCGATCTCGAGATCGACGTGCGTGAAATCGCCGGCGTCGACGGCGTGCAGGTCAAGAAGCTGCCGTGCCGGATCGCCGCGCTCGAGCGCAAGGCCGACGACGTGATGGTCGTGAAGCTGCAACTGCCCGCCAATGAACGCCTGCAGTATCTCGCGGGCCAGTACGTCGAGTTCATCCTGAAGGACGGCTCGCGCCGCAGCTACTCGATGGCGAACGCGCCGCACGAGGAAGGCCCGATCGAGCTGCACATCCGCCACATGCCGGGCGGCAAGTTCACCGACCACGTGTTCGGCGCGATGAAGGAGCGCGACATCCTGCGCTTCGAAGGCCCGCTCGGCACGTTCTTCCTGCGCGAGGATTCCGACAAGCCGATCGTGCTGCTCGCATCGGGCACGGGCTTCGCGCCGATCAAGGCGATCATCGAGCACGTGAAGCACACGGGCATCACGCGCCCGATGACGCTCTACTGGGGTGCGCGCCGCAAGAAGGACATCTACCTCGGCGAGCTCGCCGAGCAGTGGGCACGCGAGATCCCGAACTTCAAGTACGTGCCGGTGCTGTCCGAGCCGGACGCCGGCGATCAATGGACGGGCCGCACCGGCTTCGTCCATCGCGCGGTGATCGAGGACCTGCCCGATCTGTCGGGCCACCAGGTGTACGCGTGCGGCGCGCCGGTGATGGTCGAATCCGCGCAGCGCGACTTCACGCAGCACCACGCGCTGCCGGCCGACGAGTTCTATGCGGACTCGTTCACGAGCGCCGCCGATCTCGCGCATCCGGTCTGA
- a CDS encoding acetylornithine transaminase yields MPLNDYPIDSLMYITNRPDIVFTHGKGSWLYDHTGKRYLDFIQGWAVNSLGHCNEGIVDALKTQAEKLLNPSPAFYNEPMAKLAGLLTQHSVFDKVFFTNSGAEANEGAIKLARKWGRKFKNGAYEIITFDHSFHGRTLATMSASGKPGWDTIYAPQVPGFPKAELNDINSVEKLITDKTVAVMLEPIQGEGGVIPATREFMQALRALTKQHNLMLIVDEVQSGCGRAGTLFAYELSGIEPDVMTLAKGIGGGAPLGALLSKAEFAVFEAGDQGGTYNGNPLMTAVGYSVISQLVAPGFLEGVRARSEYLKRKLLELSEERGFEGERGEGLLRALLLGKDIGPQIVEKARDMQPDGLLLNAARPNLLRFMPALNVTTEEIDQMMAMLRSVLDTL; encoded by the coding sequence ATGCCCCTGAACGATTATCCGATCGACTCGCTGATGTACATCACGAACCGCCCCGACATCGTGTTTACGCACGGCAAGGGTTCGTGGCTCTACGATCACACGGGCAAGCGCTATCTGGACTTCATCCAGGGCTGGGCCGTCAACAGCCTCGGCCATTGCAACGAAGGCATCGTCGACGCGCTGAAGACGCAGGCAGAAAAACTGCTGAACCCGTCGCCCGCGTTCTACAACGAGCCGATGGCGAAGCTCGCGGGCCTGCTCACGCAGCACAGCGTGTTCGACAAGGTGTTCTTCACGAACAGCGGCGCGGAAGCGAACGAAGGCGCGATCAAGCTCGCGCGCAAGTGGGGTCGCAAGTTCAAGAACGGCGCGTACGAGATCATCACGTTCGACCACAGCTTCCATGGCCGCACGCTCGCGACGATGTCGGCCAGCGGCAAGCCGGGCTGGGACACGATCTACGCACCGCAGGTGCCGGGCTTCCCGAAGGCCGAGCTGAACGACATCAACTCGGTCGAGAAGCTGATCACCGACAAGACCGTCGCGGTGATGCTCGAGCCGATCCAGGGCGAAGGCGGCGTGATTCCGGCCACGCGCGAATTCATGCAGGCGCTGCGCGCGCTGACGAAGCAGCACAACCTGATGCTGATCGTCGACGAGGTGCAAAGCGGCTGCGGCCGCGCGGGCACGCTGTTCGCGTACGAGCTGTCCGGCATCGAGCCGGACGTCATGACGCTCGCGAAAGGGATCGGCGGCGGCGCCCCGCTCGGCGCGCTGCTGTCGAAAGCCGAGTTCGCGGTGTTCGAGGCCGGCGACCAGGGCGGCACGTACAACGGCAACCCGCTGATGACGGCGGTCGGCTATTCGGTGATCTCGCAGCTCGTCGCACCGGGCTTCCTCGAAGGTGTGCGGGCGCGCAGCGAATACCTGAAGCGCAAGCTGCTCGAGCTGTCGGAAGAGCGCGGCTTCGAAGGCGAACGGGGCGAAGGCCTGCTGCGCGCGCTGCTGCTCGGCAAGGACATCGGCCCGCAGATCGTCGAGAAGGCGCGCGACATGCAGCCTGACGGCCTGCTGCTGAACGCCGCGCGGCCGAACCTGCTGCGCTTCATGCCCGCACTGAACGTGACGACCGAGGAAATCGACCAGATGATGGCGATGCTGCGGTCGGTGCTCGACACGCTCTAA
- a CDS encoding DUF2278 family protein, with product MSLDYGFVKAKVTSVAKLKGSPHGSEIQYHIHLTLALPGGDWDVAINVGTNDADDLLNYKLVYDFHHPITQTLAAAAEGYTDLTGQAALPALDYLRSDILNETGAWRPSAVMDGTEQQEPIPSLLRLVNAAQSQGLDVVVFGRSYSEGNGIHDTHMNQGSTGSNYLHRAGDDHNDHNDIWQDGALIVRVSESQWAAYFAAFEQQAVPTDALGNPLPGAGPITR from the coding sequence ATGAGTCTGGACTACGGTTTCGTGAAGGCGAAGGTGACATCGGTGGCGAAGCTGAAGGGCTCGCCGCACGGCAGCGAGATCCAGTATCACATCCACCTGACGCTGGCGCTGCCCGGAGGCGACTGGGACGTCGCGATCAACGTCGGCACCAACGATGCTGACGACCTGCTGAACTACAAGCTCGTCTACGACTTCCACCACCCGATTACGCAGACGCTCGCGGCCGCGGCCGAAGGCTATACGGACCTGACGGGGCAGGCAGCATTGCCCGCGCTCGACTACCTGCGCAGCGACATCCTCAACGAAACGGGCGCATGGCGCCCGAGCGCCGTGATGGACGGTACGGAGCAGCAGGAGCCGATCCCGTCGCTGCTGCGGCTGGTGAACGCCGCGCAGTCGCAGGGGCTCGACGTCGTCGTGTTCGGCCGCTCGTATTCGGAAGGCAACGGCATCCACGACACGCACATGAACCAGGGTTCGACCGGCTCGAACTACCTGCACCGCGCGGGCGACGACCACAACGATCACAACGACATCTGGCAGGACGGCGCGCTGATCGTGCGTGTGAGCGAGTCGCAGTGGGCCGCGTATTTCGCGGCGTTCGAGCAGCAGGCCGTGCCGACCGACGCGCTCGGCAATCCGCTGCCGGGCGCTGGGCCGATCACGCGCTGA